A genome region from Trichoderma asperellum chromosome 7, complete sequence includes the following:
- a CDS encoding uncharacterized protein (EggNog:ENOG41~SECRETED:SignalP(1-19)) has protein sequence MRTIVFALIDASLAASAASTTTKVPAYVIDYGKNEVLFPADIGKQLLNTIPEVNFTKVGEKVHPLTLNNLNQLNKFGNASVFLTAKEDVTDLAREPSWVHGVKPNAQGKTVGAVSCAIILRSHPDNSSVVDAFYFYFLAFNNGGHVLGVPEDFHVGDWENSVIRFVNGKPTEIFLSQHEQGEAFKYDALQKIGKRALLFSSFGSHAIYATNGSHNIPFTLPPLPAVNLSSVTIPGLPAGALNHLNLSSILKAVLPKNLLQDTTSLGTLWDPIANAYAYNYTFDFNPKRSAEENNQFTPLATKNHAKPPVSWLTYFGQWGDQQYPLTDIRQFAILNIPQLAYFEDGPNGLVFKNLVRSTVCPPKMINCTVKTSLKQANYYQNPCLTETRRSALHELYSLVSQSTSDGFLYSLST, from the exons ATGCGAACCATCGTCTTTGCCTTGATCGATGCGTCACTGGCCGCCAGTGCAGCATCCACAACAACAAAAGTGCCAGCCTATGTCATTGACTATG GGAAAAACGAAGTCTTATTCCCAGCGGATATTGGCAAACAGTTACTCAACACCATTCCCGAAGTCAACTTCACCAAAGTCGGCGAAAAGGTGCATCCACTAACACTCAACAACTTGAACCAACTCAATAAGTTTGGTAATGCATCAGTCTTCCTGACTGCTAAGGAAGATGTCACAGATCTCGCAAGGGAGCCATCCTGGGTACACGGTGTTAAACCAAATGCTCAAGGCAAGACCGTAGGCGCCGTCTCTTGCGCCATCATTCTTCGATCTCATCCCGACAATTCTTCCGTCGTCGACGCCTTTTACTTCTACTTCCTTGCCTTTAATAACGGCGGGCACGTGCTTGGAGTTCCTGAAGACTTTCACGTGGGTGACTGGGAGAATTCAGTGATCCGCTTCGTGAACGGCAAGCCAACCGAAATATTCTTGTCCCAGCATGAGCAGGGAGAGGCTTTCAAATACGATGCACTTCAGAAAATTGGGAAGAGggcgcttcttttctcttcgttCGGCAGCCACGCCATCTATGCCACGAATGGGTCTCACAACATACCTTTTACGCTCCCCCCGCTGCCCGCGGTCAACTTGAGTTCGGTGACGATCCCAGGCCTTCCTGCCGGTGCTCTGAATCATTTGAATCTCTCTTCTATTCTGAAGGCTGTTCTGCCTAAAAATCTACTCCAGGATACAACATCACTCGGCACTCTCTGGGATCCGATTGCCAATGCCTACGCTTATAACTACACCTTTGACTTCAATCCAAAACGCTcagcagaagaaaacaaCCAGTTCACTCCACTCGCTACCAAAAACCACGCCAAGCCGCCAGTTAGCTGGTTGACATATTTTGGCCAGTGGGGAGACCAGCAATACCCTTTGACAGACATCCGACAGTTTGCGATTCTCAACATACCTCAGCTGGCGTACTTCGAGGATGGGCCAAATGGACTGGTGTTCAAGAACCTTGTGCGATCTACAGTGTGCCCGCCGAAGATGATCAATTGCACCGTCAAAACTTCGTTGAAGCAGGCAAATTATTACCAGAACCCATGTCTCACTGAGACTAGGAGATCTGCCTTACATGAACTTTACAGCTTAGTGTCCCAATCGACGAGCGATGGCTTCCTCTACAGCCTCTCCACATAA